The sequence AGCATAATTAATGGTTGGCATTTGTATTTTGGTTTAGAGGCTTCGACTGCTCACAGTTCATTCACACTAGATGCTGCATCCATTGCCTCAAGTATCAAATACCATGCAGAGTTCACTCCATTATTTTCTCCTGAGCGGTTTGAGCTTCCGAAGGCTTTCTTTGCAACTGCACAAAGTGTTCGTGATGCTCTCATTATAAATTGGAATGCAACATAtgattattatgaaaaattgaatgTAAAGCAGGCATATTATTTGTCAATGGAATTTCTACAGGTTTGTTATGTGTCTTCTGCATTGATTCCCacaatttattattcatttttatcattttttttgctccctaacattttatttttgcagGGTAGAGCACTGTTAAACGCAATTGGTAACTTAGAGCTCACTGGTGCTTATGCAGAGGCTTTGAGAAACCTAGGACACAAATTAGAACATGTGGCTATCCAGGTCAGGTGCTTTTTTATGGAATTTCCTTTCACTTTAAAATACTTTGTTATGGATTGTTCATTGTCGATTCTGCATAAGTTAAATTCTGTGTTTTTCCACGGTGTTTTTGGTTTTCTGTTTTAAATCTGATTCTAACCAACTTATTTGTCAGGGTCAGGAAAAGCCAATATATGCAACAAAATTAAATGGGTATTTGAAAGTTATGGTGAATCACAGCCATAATTAAATGAAGTAAAACAATAAAGCGAGTTACTAAAATTACTATGCCTAAGTACTCTAATGTAATGGAAACCAGGACTATATATCAACTATCATTTTACATGATTAAAATTAATGGGGTCTAACAAAGTCTTTGTAGACAAGCTTAAGATCACAAAGTGTAAATATAATGATAACTTCTGGGATTAAACCTCTAATTTCATTGCCTGGAAGTGTGATTTCAGCAAAAGAAATTTCGTATTAGTTTAGATGtttgtttaagtttgatttcaCCAATTCTTGTTAATCAATACCAGACTGAAACCAACCAAAGAGAATCTGAAATTTTAGCAACGGGCTCCTTAATCCTGGATTCCCAGTATTAGAAAATAGATGATGATTATAGCAAAAGAACAAttctattttctaataaaacttgCAGGTGTAGTTGTTTAAAATAGGAATATAGTCTTGGTgatgatttttaaaattgtttaccTTATCAATTAGAAAGTTCATGGataatttttaatgaatgtGATTTTGATTCTAAGCCTTGTTCCTGTCCTACAAGATTTTCTTGCATTTGCAAAGCATTCCCTAATTGCTTTGAAGACTCTACCACCTACCATAGCTACTAATCTTGAATATTACCTTGTCTGTCATTATTTATCTAAAAGCATTTTCATGAAAACCAGTGAATCTTTGTGTTTGTGTCATGTCAGCTAATTTTCTTTGGTTGACTAATTGTAGGAGCCTGATGCTGCACTTGGTAATGGGGGTCTTGGGCGTCTTGCCTCCTGTTTTCTGGACTCGTTGGCAACATTAAATTACCCAGCCTGGGGTTATGGACTTAGATACAAGTATGGTTTGTTTAAGCAGCGAATTACAAAAGATGGGCAGGAGGAAGTTGCTGAAGATTGGCTTGAGGTATGCTGAataccctttcttttcttcccctTCCAAGTGCTTAATTTAGCACATTAGCATTATGTCTTACTGGTTCATTATTTTAATGTGGTTTCTCCTTGTAGATGGGCAACCCTTGGGAAATTGTGAGAAATGATGTCTCATATCCTGTCAAATTCTATGGCAAGGTTGCTTCTGGATCAGATGGAAAAAGACACTGGATTGGAGGAGAAGATATAAAGGCTGTTGCTTGTGATGTTCCCATTCCAGgatataaaactaaaaccacTATCAATCTGCGACTTTGGTCAACCAAAGCTCTGTCAGAAGATTTTGACTTATATGCTTTTAATGCTGGGGAGCACACCAAAGCATATGAGGCCCTAGCAAATGCTGAGAAGGTCTGGTTGGATAGTCATCATTGCATAAAcattttccttgattttttgACTACTATAAGTTCACGTCTCTTacattttaacataaaaaatagtTTGGGGCCATACATGTGCTGGAGATTCTGAAATTTGGGTGATAGCATTTGCAGTGGAAAATGTTAGGTTTTATCTTATTACCAACCTGATACCCAGCATCCCTATGCTGTGTCTCTTTTCAAATTGTGGGTGACTTGACCACCAGTAATGCCTATTTTTGGAtgctttctttaatttctttaattttttgtttactaCTATGTTAAGTGATGATTGTAGAAAGATGTTCTgtgtaatgatttttttcaaCATCAGATTTGTTATATACTCTACCCTGGGGATGAATCAATGGAGGGCAAGGTCCTTCGCTTGAAGCAACAATACACTTTATGTTCAGCTTCTCTCCAAGACATCATTGCACGTTTTGAGAGAAGATCTGGAGCAAATGTAAGATGGGAAGAGTTTCCTGAGAAGGTTGCAGTACAGATGAATGATACACACCCAACTCTCTGCATCCCAGAGCTGATGAGAATTTTGATAGATTTGAAGGGTTTAAGCTGGAAGGAGGCCTGGAATATCACTCAAAGGTACATTCAATGACTGTTCTACATGCACACACTTTGCTATGTTGATTGTGCACTGTACCAGTGGTGGTAATTAGAGGAATTATATactagtaaatattttttatggtaatGAAGTGAATGAGGGATACCAGATCATAATTAGTGGAAAATTTTCCAATTGGTAGTTTTGGGGATTgcttcactttttattttatttttttaaaataaaaaaattgcgaTAGCTGAAAACTAATGCAGATCAGATTATATAAgaatagacttttttttttttttcctagtctACGTGCATGCTGTACAAGCATGTCTACGTGCACACACATGCACTCCTGGATCCCAGTTGGTTGTCTTAACCCATGTTTCCATCccaattagagaaaaaaaaaaaaaaaaaaaaaatcacagtcTACGAGATTCTTTGAATGTTTTCTAACTCTCTATTTAGTTTTTGATGCATGACTGAATATCTTTGCTTAATACAGTTTCAAATTTAGTGACTTCTGTTTCTCACATTCTGCAACCTGTTTTCTAGAACTGTAGCCTATACAAATCATACTGTTCTTCCTGAGGCATTGGAGAAATGGAGTTTAGAACTTATGCAGAAACTGCTTCCTCGACATGTTGAGATTATAGAAATGATTGATGAGGAGGTAATGCTGGAATATATACACAATTAAAACCTTTTTTACCTTTGAAActtatttatgtttttcctAATTCCTACCATTCCATATTTTCCAGCTTATTCACACCATAGTATCGGAGTATGGTACAGAAGATTATGAATTGTTGGAGAAAAAATTGAAGGAGATGAGAATATTAGAAAATGTTGATTTGCCTTCAGCCTTTGCAGATTTATTTGTTAAACTTAAACCCAAGGAAAGCCCTGTTGTTGTTCCCAGTGAGGAACTTGAAAATTCGGAAGACGCAGTTGACCCTGTTGTTGTTCCCAGTGAGGAACTTGAAAATTCGGAAGACGCAGTTGACCCTGTTGTTGTTCCCAGTGAGGAACTTGAAATTTCGGAAGACGCAGTTGAACCTattgatgaagaagatggaTCTGAAAAGACAGTCAATCAGGAAACAAAAATGGAGTTGCCAGAACCAGTACCAGAACCCCCAAAGAGGGTTCATATGGCTAATCTCTGTGTAGTGGGTGGTCATGCAGTAAATGGTGTTGCTGAGATACATAGTGAAATAGTAAAGGATGAAGTATTTAATGCATTTTTTAAGGTACATATATCAATAGCTTTTTCCCCCCCTTTCTTTGATCACAATGCAATACAGTTGAATGattctagaaaaaaaatgtggttatttttagccaatgtCTACAATATTGTGAAACATGCTCATGTCATTGATCTCTACCCTACAATTTTGGCAGTTGTGGCCTgagaaatttcaaaataaaacaaatgggGTGACACCAAGAAGGTGGATCCACTTCTGCAATCCAGAATTAAGTAAAATTATAACTGACTGGATTGGCTCTGAAGACTGGGTCTTGAATGCTGAAAAACTGGCAGAGTTACGAAAGGTAATCCACCATAACCAAATTTCTTGCTTGTAGATATGTCTCATCAATGGATCATAAGTCTTGACAGCACTTGGGCCAACTGGCCTTGCTTTGTCTATGTCTTTCCTAATCTTAATTTAGCTCAACTAGGCTCTATGTCTTTTCTTATCTGCCTTAGTAAATGTTGCTTGTAAGACTTTTAAGTCTCTATAATCTAACATTTCATGCTTTTGGAGTAAAGTCATCTTCTTTGTTTATTCATGGGAACTCTCCAGAATATAAACCCTGGATTTTAAATTTCCAACCATATTCTCTATATATTTTGCTATATATGAATGCATAAATAATAAGTGTATGGTTAATTGTTTTCATCTTGCTGCTCCCATGGTACCTATAGTTCCTACTAATCTGAGTACTGTGACCATAATAGTTTACAGATAATGAAGATCTCCAAACCCAGTGGAGGGCAGCAAAAAGGAACAATAAGTTGAAAGTTGTATCATTCCTCAAAGAGAGAACAGGATATTCTGTCAGCCCTGATGCAATGTTTGATATCCAGGTTATTTGCTTGCCCTTGAATTCTTCTCTTACTCAGATTGTGATGAAATTGTGGGAATAAAAAAGATCAGACTAGAtgaaagtaagaaaattcagGAAATGAGTATAAGTTATGTAAACTTCCATAGGCCGACTGTAGATGAAATCTCAAGAAGATTAATGATGAGATACATCAGAGATTATATCCAAATGCTCCAACCAATGCTTTAGCTCAAGGTTCAtgttgttaacttttttttcatgGACCGTATTAAagtcttgcaatttttttttttttttcctttttttggctAATTTATTGCCTTGCAAAATAATGTGTGCTTATGAAGGCTTGAAGTTAACCTAAGACTTGCCAACTTCTAAGTCAGCTTGGTGCATGGTTACTAGTTTGTTACTACCACCAAATTTCCTTCCCCAAGTTTCTTAATTTAgtgtcttttcttttgtttttttaataactaaaaaattcatttaaaaggGAAGAAACAAACACAGGCTGCTACCCAAGTACACAGGAAGTATATAATATAAGGAGAAGGcagaaatcttttttttcttcacccaTCCTATAGGTCACTTTTTATTGATGAACCATAAAATGCATTTTATTATTCTTAGGTGAAGCGCATCCATGAATACAAGAGACAACTCTTGAATATCTTGGGGATTGTTTACCGCTACAAGAAGATGAAAGAAATGAGTGTAGCTGAAAGGAAATCAAAGTTTGTTCCACGAGTTTGTATATTTGGCGGCAAAGCATTTTCTACATATGTGCAAGCCAAGAGAATTGTGAAATTTATCACCGATGTTGGAGCTACAGTCAACCATGATCCTGAAATAGGTGATTTACTGAAGGTATGGGTGGTTTGATGCTAAATCTTGTTAAAGTATTTTGTGAACAGTCTTCATACATTAGATTTCTGTCAAAACGTTAGCTGTAACAATTCATGCTTAAGAACTTGGTAGACTCTTAATTAccacaattcttacatcatgtAGTTATCATTGTTTAACTGGTAAGTTCGCTTGCTTTTTTGACATTGAtcaatatatagaaatttcCTACCTTAGCTTCCTTGGTGCTTTGGTGTCTGGGTAATCAGTTATGGTATCAACGGGATACAAGTGAGTTGCTGCAATGCCATGTTATAAAAAggtatttaaagaaaaagagaccTGAGGGTTTAGAATAAGTTAAAGATGTAACAACATGTGCTGGAATGAGAGCATGGGGAAATATAATGTTCTTGGATTTTCAGTTTCAAATAATTGATGCTTTCCTGAAAGTACTAATATTTAATGTTAAGATGTTGAGCAttgttttcttcaaaaaatatcTTCTCTACAATCTTTgattaattagaaaattttcacaAGACTGATTATTAGGTCAGCTAGAGAATCCATCTTTCTTCGTTCTTCCCTTGTTGGGTGGAAAGGATAGTACTTTGGCTAGTACTAAGGTATCCTTTTTTAATCATTGGTGGACcataatgaaataaaagaaggaTTCTTTTGATGCTTGAGAGGTGAGGTACTATGTGTGGTCAGGTTGAACCCTACCTGCAGCTACATATATGCACATAATcgaattttattgatttaattggatgtttaggaaaaaattacttttttgaaaTGTTTGTTAGTTTCTCCCTAATTACAATGTCACAATTGCTGTGTCACTAAcccaaatactattttttgtttatattaggTTGTTTTTGTCCCTGATTACAATGTCAGTGCTGCTGAGTTGCTTATTCCTGCAAGTGAGCTATCACAGCATATAAGGTACTTCACTTTTCATTCTTAATATGATTATGTAGCTTTGTCTCTTGGTTGTGTAATTTTACTTTTGCTGCATATGGTAAATGATGGAATAGAATGGGGAGTCGGTCTCaaacttttttccattttgtgtTTGAAGCAGATCattaatgttattaattttgagTTAGGCTGGCCAGAATATGGCCTGTTTTTAGTAGCCTATGCTTTATTTAGCGTAGTCAAATCTCTCTAAAATTTGGGCCCTGAAATTGATTTTGGGATGAGCCTAAAGCTAAAGTTATCAGCACTTTACTGACCTGGCAGTTGAACTGGCTGAAGTACGAACTCACTGTCTTTTcagtttaatatttttatttaactagaTATACAATAAATCTGGTTGTAGAACTGGATTTTAGCAACAtgcttttgtgttttgtttgttttgttttgttttgttttgtttttattttttatttttttttgtttgtttatttgtttgtttgttttttattttatttttatttttatttttaagaatattgtcAATTAAACCAGTTGTTGAACTGGATTGAACTGATCacattgaaaattataatttgtctGGGATAGAGCAAAGGACTCCTCTATAGTCTGCTCTACCTGAATTGGGCAAATTGGATGTAGTAATTTTCGTGGTGATTTGAACTTGAACCTCATGATTGAATTAGATGAGGCAGTATCTCTAAGTCATAAGAGCTTCCTTAGTAAGATATGATATCTTTTTgttgagatgggttcaagttacacctggtataACTTCATAAGAATTACACTTTTTTAGACctcatcaaattattaatttctatCTGCCTTCACTAATCCTGGaattcttcacattctctctctaAACTCCACCGCCTCCTTCTCCACTGTAAAAATAGGAACTGGGttttacttgttacatttgATTGAACTGAACTTGAATTGCTTTAAGAGATTCTGAACAAAATGTTTCGCCTTTTTCATGGCTTTATCTGGTTCCCAGAACTAGTTCATGAAAGaagacttttcttttttgagttaTATGGAATTATGTTTTCCAGTGGAATTGATTTCGTGGATTATGAGAATTTGTAGGAATTGTTGTCCTGCGTGAAAGAAGGTGGAGGTAAaacaaaagttttgtttttttcggGTTTTTCAATGATAgtgaattatatatttttctgaaTTCTATGTATTGTATTGTATGGGAACAGAAatgattatttgaaaaaaaaaaaaaaaaaaaaatccccatgACATGAGAGAAATAGATATggaaaatttgggttttatCAACTCTTTGTAGTCAATCTTTGCATCTCAAAGACATTTCTCCACAGGTTCTATATACTTTCTGAATGGATTCCACCTTCTAGCATCACCGACTGCCTGGGCCAAATTATTAACTATTTAATTTGGATTGCTAAACACCCCATAGATCCAAAAAATGGTTTCTAAAAGGCCGTAAAATTACAATTTGGGGAGGATTCTGACATATTAGAATTTTTATGTGCTTAATTCTACCCAACCTTTAAAGTCTCTTGATAAAAGTTGTCCAAATACAATGTTGAAAGACTAGCATGTATACAGTTCTTattcaaggaagaaaaaaaaaagaggacgTTACCATCAAAATCATAGATATAATATGGACAAAAAAAGGGCTGAAATGGTGGAGCTACCACCTACCACAATGAACTTTCTATTTTATGCAACACCCGCTATGGCTTATGTTTCTC is a genomic window of Quercus lobata isolate SW786 chromosome 2, ValleyOak3.0 Primary Assembly, whole genome shotgun sequence containing:
- the LOC115975593 gene encoding alpha-1,4 glucan phosphorylase L isozyme, chloroplastic/amyloplastic isoform X2, translated to MAVSQFSAATSTGRSEALLTRSGLLGGGLGSRGSKSKVLLMRTWISRPVTVRRCFSVNSVSSDSNQTLKDPITQEEASTAHSSFTLDAASIASSIKYHAEFTPLFSPERFELPKAFFATAQSVRDALIINWNATYDYYEKLNVKQAYYLSMEFLQGRALLNAIGNLELTGAYAEALRNLGHKLEHVAIQEPDAALGNGGLGRLASCFLDSLATLNYPAWGYGLRYKYGLFKQRITKDGQEEVAEDWLEMGNPWEIVRNDVSYPVKFYGKVASGSDGKRHWIGGEDIKAVACDVPIPGYKTKTTINLRLWSTKALSEDFDLYAFNAGEHTKAYEALANAEKICYILYPGDESMEGKVLRLKQQYTLCSASLQDIIARFERRSGANVRWEEFPEKVAVQMNDTHPTLCIPELMRILIDLKGLSWKEAWNITQRTVAYTNHTVLPEALEKWSLELMQKLLPRHVEIIEMIDEELIHTIVSEYGTEDYELLEKKLKEMRILENVDLPSAFADLFVKLKPKESPVVVPSEELENSEDAVDPVVVPSEELEISEDAVEPIDEEDGSEKTVNQETKMELPEPVPEPPKRVHMANLCVVGGHAVNGVAEIHSEIVKDEVFNAFFKLWPEKFQNKTNGVTPRRWIHFCNPELSKIITDWIGSEDWVLNAEKLAELRKFTDNEDLQTQWRAAKRNNKLKVVSFLKERTGYSVSPDAMFDIQVKRIHEYKRQLLNILGIVYRYKKMKEMSVAERKSKFVPRVCIFGGKAFSTYVQAKRIVKFITDVGATVNHDPEIGDLLKVVFVPDYNVSAAELLIPASELSQHISTAGMEASGTSNMKFAMNGCILIGTLDGANVEIRQEVGVENFFLFGAKAHEIAGLRKQRAEGKFVPDPRFEEVKEFVRSGVFGSYNYDELIGSLEGNEGFGCADYFLVGKDFPSYMECQEKVDEAYGDQKRWTRMSILNTAGSYKFSSDRTIHEYAKDIWNIEPVKLL
- the LOC115975593 gene encoding alpha-1,4 glucan phosphorylase L isozyme, chloroplastic/amyloplastic isoform X1, with the protein product MAVSQFSAATSTGRSEALLTRSGLLGGGLGSRGSKSKVLLMRTWISRPVTVRRCFSVNSVSSDSNQTLKDPITQEEASTAHSSFTLDAASIASSIKYHAEFTPLFSPERFELPKAFFATAQSVRDALIINWNATYDYYEKLNVKQAYYLSMEFLQGRALLNAIGNLELTGAYAEALRNLGHKLEHVAIQEPDAALGNGGLGRLASCFLDSLATLNYPAWGYGLRYKYGLFKQRITKDGQEEVAEDWLEMGNPWEIVRNDVSYPVKFYGKVASGSDGKRHWIGGEDIKAVACDVPIPGYKTKTTINLRLWSTKALSEDFDLYAFNAGEHTKAYEALANAEKICYILYPGDESMEGKVLRLKQQYTLCSASLQDIIARFERRSGANVRWEEFPEKVAVQMNDTHPTLCIPELMRILIDLKGLSWKEAWNITQRTVAYTNHTVLPEALEKWSLELMQKLLPRHVEIIEMIDEELIHTIVSEYGTEDYELLEKKLKEMRILENVDLPSAFADLFVKLKPKESPVVVPSEELENSEDAVDPVVVPSEELENSEDAVDPVVVPSEELEISEDAVEPIDEEDGSEKTVNQETKMELPEPVPEPPKRVHMANLCVVGGHAVNGVAEIHSEIVKDEVFNAFFKLWPEKFQNKTNGVTPRRWIHFCNPELSKIITDWIGSEDWVLNAEKLAELRKFTDNEDLQTQWRAAKRNNKLKVVSFLKERTGYSVSPDAMFDIQVKRIHEYKRQLLNILGIVYRYKKMKEMSVAERKSKFVPRVCIFGGKAFSTYVQAKRIVKFITDVGATVNHDPEIGDLLKVVFVPDYNVSAAELLIPASELSQHISTAGMEASGTSNMKFAMNGCILIGTLDGANVEIRQEVGVENFFLFGAKAHEIAGLRKQRAEGKFVPDPRFEEVKEFVRSGVFGSYNYDELIGSLEGNEGFGCADYFLVGKDFPSYMECQEKVDEAYGDQKRWTRMSILNTAGSYKFSSDRTIHEYAKDIWNIEPVKLL
- the LOC115975593 gene encoding alpha-1,4 glucan phosphorylase L isozyme, chloroplastic/amyloplastic isoform X4 — its product is MAVSQFSAATSTGRSEALLTRSGLLGGGLGSRGSKSKVLLMRTWISRPVTVRRCFSVNSVSSDSNQTLKDPITQEEASTAHSSFTLDAASIASSIKYHAEFTPLFSPERFELPKAFFATAQSVRDALIINWNATYDYYEKLNVKQAYYLSMEFLQGRALLNAIGNLELTGAYAEALRNLGHKLEHVAIQEPDAALGNGGLGRLASCFLDSLATLNYPAWGYGLRYKYGLFKQRITKDGQEEVAEDWLEMGNPWEIVRNDVSYPVKFYGKVASGSDGKRHWIGGEDIKAVACDVPIPGYKTKTTINLRLWSTKALSEDFDLYAFNAGEHTKAYEALANAEKICYILYPGDESMEGKVLRLKQQYTLCSASLQDIIARFERRSGANVRWEEFPEKVAVQMNDTHPTLCIPELMRILIDLKGLSWKEAWNITQRTVAYTNHTVLPEALEKWSLELMQKLLPRHVEIIEMIDEELIHTIVSEYGTEDYELLEKKLKEMRILENVDLPSAFADLFVKLKPKESPVVVPSEELENSEDAVDPVVVPSEELENSEDAVDPVVVPSEELEISEDAVEPIDEEDGSEKTVNQETKMELPEPVPEPPKRVHMANLCVVGGHAVNGVAEIHSEIVKDEVFNAFFKLWPEKFQNKTNGVTPRRWIHFCNPELSKIITDWIGSEDWVLNAEKLAELRKFTDNEDLQTQWRAAKRNNKLKVVSFLKERTGYSVSPDAMFDIQVKRIHEYKRQLLNILGIVYRYKKMKEMSVAERKSKFVPRVCIFGGKAFSTYVQAKRIVKFITDVGATVNHDPEIGDLLKVVFVPDYNVSAAELLIPASELSQHIRV
- the LOC115975593 gene encoding alpha-1,4 glucan phosphorylase L isozyme, chloroplastic/amyloplastic isoform X3, with amino-acid sequence MAVSQFSAATSTGRSEALLTRSGLLGGGLGSRGSKSKVLLMRTWISRPVTVRRCFSVNSVSSDSNQTLKDPITQEEASTAHSSFTLDAASIASSIKYHAEFTPLFSPERFELPKAFFATAQSVRDALIINWNATYDYYEKLNVKQAYYLSMEFLQGRALLNAIGNLELTGAYAEALRNLGHKLEHVAIQEPDAALGNGGLGRLASCFLDSLATLNYPAWGYGLRYKYGLFKQRITKDGQEEVAEDWLEMGNPWEIVRNDVSYPVKFYGKVASGSDGKRHWIGGEDIKAVACDVPIPGYKTKTTINLRLWSTKALSEDFDLYAFNAGEHTKAYEALANAEKICYILYPGDESMEGKVLRLKQQYTLCSASLQDIIARFERRSGANVRWEEFPEKVAVQMNDTHPTLCIPELMRILIDLKGLSWKEAWNITQRTVAYTNHTVLPEALEKWSLELMQKLLPRHVEIIEMIDEELIHTIVSEYGTEDYELLEKKLKEMRILENVDLPSAFADLFVKLKPKESPVVVPSEELENSEDAVDPVVVPSEELENSEDAVDPVVVPSEELEISEDAVEPIDEEDGSEKTVNQETKMELPEPVPEPPKRVHMANLCVVGGHAVNGVAEIHSEIVKDEVFNAFFKLWPEKFQNKTNGVTPRRWIHFCNPELSKIITDWIGSEDWVLNAEKLAELRKFTDNEDLQTQWRAAKRNNKLKVVSFLKERTGYSVSPDAMFDIQVKRIHEYKRQLLNILGIVYRYKKMKEMSVAERKSKFVPRVCIFGGKAFSTYVQAKRIVKFITDVGATVNHDPEIGDLLKVVFVPDYNVSAAELLIPASELSQHIRLMLDAIMITIA